A genomic window from Sphingobacterium spiritivorum includes:
- a CDS encoding biliverdin-producing heme oxygenase, translating into MLNEQIKEATKQGHQELEKTVVYKLKAIENNADYADVLKHFYVFFSGIEQQIDHLLPESLKSYYAGRRNASHIAQDIEALGGSLTELPSVVLPPLHNATQAIGALYVLEGSIMGGPYIVKMLQQRGIETGFNFFNGYGEQSHQNWAKFTGIINAEVTESSAIEEAITAAQQTFSSFGQPFNANILS; encoded by the coding sequence ATGTTAAACGAGCAAATCAAAGAAGCGACAAAACAAGGTCATCAGGAATTAGAAAAAACTGTTGTGTATAAACTAAAGGCTATTGAAAACAACGCAGACTATGCTGATGTGCTAAAGCATTTCTATGTATTCTTTTCGGGGATTGAACAGCAGATCGACCATTTATTACCGGAAAGTCTGAAATCTTATTATGCTGGGAGAAGAAATGCATCTCATATTGCACAGGATATTGAAGCGCTGGGCGGATCGCTGACAGAACTTCCTTCAGTAGTTCTTCCTCCTCTGCACAATGCAACACAGGCTATAGGCGCACTATACGTGCTGGAAGGCTCTATTATGGGTGGACCCTATATTGTGAAAATGCTGCAACAAAGAGGCATTGAAACAGGTTTTAATTTCTTCAATGGCTATGGGGAACAATCGCACCAAAACTGGGCTAAGTTTACTGGAATCATCAATGCGGAAGTAACAGAGTCGTCAGCTATCGAAGAAGCTATTACTGCAGCTCAGCAAACATTTTCTTCTTTCGGACAACCTTTTAATGCAAATATCTTATCCTAA
- a CDS encoding class I SAM-dependent methyltransferase, whose amino-acid sequence MRKTNLISSSIERFYNKASEEDRLSKGMGIFEFERIKSLMELHLKPQSIILDIGGGTGKYSEWLSKLQHQVYLVEPIDKHLHIAKERSSKLKNKFQVIKGEARKLEFPNNFADVVILHGPLYHLQKEEDRLLVIKEAKRVVKKGGIILGFGINFTASTLAGLLNGLIYKSSFLEMCKSELLTGIHNPPDDFPWLLAEAFYHKPSEFKNEFLKCNLKIEKIYAVEGIIWLDSNFFANMLDEGRKKVLKELLSTTENEEFLLPFSPHMMIVTTKEV is encoded by the coding sequence ATGAGAAAAACTAATTTAATCAGTTCATCTATTGAACGTTTTTATAATAAAGCATCCGAAGAGGACAGACTTTCTAAAGGAATGGGCATCTTCGAATTTGAGAGGATTAAATCCCTCATGGAATTACATTTAAAACCGCAATCTATCATTCTTGATATTGGTGGAGGTACAGGAAAATATTCCGAATGGTTATCAAAATTGCAACATCAGGTTTATTTGGTAGAACCTATTGACAAGCATCTTCATATTGCAAAAGAAAGATCCAGCAAGCTAAAGAATAAGTTTCAGGTTATCAAAGGCGAAGCCCGTAAACTGGAATTTCCGAATAATTTTGCAGATGTGGTTATCTTACATGGACCTCTGTATCATCTACAAAAGGAAGAGGATCGGCTTCTTGTGATAAAAGAAGCAAAAAGAGTTGTAAAAAAGGGCGGAATTATATTGGGCTTCGGGATTAATTTCACAGCTTCTACTTTAGCAGGTTTATTAAACGGACTCATTTACAAATCCTCTTTTCTTGAAATGTGCAAAAGTGAATTATTGACCGGAATCCATAATCCTCCGGATGATTTTCCTTGGTTGTTGGCAGAAGCATTTTATCATAAACCCTCAGAATTTAAAAATGAATTTTTAAAATGTAATTTAAAGATTGAGAAGATATATGCTGTTGAAGGAATTATTTGGCTTGACAGTAATTTCTTTGCTAATATGTTGGATGAAGGAAGAAAGAAAGTGCTGAAAGAGCTTTTGTCAACAACAGAGAATGAAGAATTCTTATTGCCTTTTAGCCCTCATATGATGATTGTAACCACAAAAGAAGTTTAA
- a CDS encoding metallophosphoesterase: MNTRRYFLKSMGVASATFALSAHQQAFAQTIQQQDFDFRVRPYLQDLQGDRVTVMTHINRKGFTWLEVRAQGEQQFRKVVQSEDGLINANTLSTVLTIHGLQPGKTYEYRVYSKEILTFEAYKVVYGKEISSPLYAFKTPDENSQATSCVIYNDVHGRAHSYGQLLDSAGKPEFDFAILNGDMFDYVTNEEDLYDKLLTPLGERFASEKPFFMLRGNHETRGAYSRDFKTFFRYEDNTYYGTFRRGPVSWLMLDTGEDKPDTAEVYAGVVDFDQYRIDQAKWAEKIMASDAFRKSTFRVVVMHIPPFYSGEWHGPMEVQRLFAPLFDKYKVDVVISGHTHTYGFHEATAKHSYPVFIGGGPKEGNRTLIHVKADNRKLEVNMILDNGTNVGTYSKTR; the protein is encoded by the coding sequence ATGAATACAAGAAGATATTTTCTAAAATCAATGGGCGTTGCTTCGGCAACATTTGCATTATCTGCTCATCAGCAGGCATTCGCACAGACTATACAACAACAGGATTTTGATTTTCGGGTGAGACCTTATCTGCAGGATTTGCAGGGAGATCGGGTGACAGTGATGACCCATATCAATCGTAAGGGCTTTACCTGGCTGGAAGTCAGAGCACAGGGCGAACAACAGTTTCGGAAAGTAGTACAGTCTGAAGACGGACTTATTAATGCCAATACCCTCAGTACGGTGCTGACTATACACGGTCTTCAACCCGGAAAGACATATGAGTATCGGGTATATTCAAAGGAAATCCTCACGTTTGAAGCCTATAAAGTCGTGTATGGCAAAGAGATAAGCAGCCCCTTATATGCATTTAAAACCCCGGATGAGAATAGTCAGGCTACATCCTGTGTGATCTATAATGATGTTCACGGAAGAGCACATTCCTACGGACAGTTGCTGGATAGTGCTGGTAAGCCGGAATTTGATTTTGCCATTCTCAATGGAGATATGTTTGACTACGTTACCAATGAAGAAGACCTTTATGATAAATTGCTTACTCCACTGGGAGAGCGGTTTGCCAGCGAAAAACCGTTTTTTATGCTAAGAGGTAATCATGAAACAAGAGGTGCTTATTCGAGAGATTTTAAAACCTTTTTCAGATATGAGGACAACACGTATTACGGAACATTTCGCAGAGGGCCGGTCTCCTGGCTGATGCTGGATACCGGAGAGGATAAACCGGATACAGCAGAAGTTTATGCCGGCGTAGTGGACTTTGATCAGTATCGTATTGATCAGGCAAAATGGGCTGAAAAAATAATGGCTTCAGATGCATTCAGAAAGAGCACTTTCCGGGTAGTAGTTATGCATATTCCGCCGTTTTATTCCGGGGAATGGCATGGACCAATGGAAGTACAACGTTTATTTGCGCCCTTATTTGATAAATATAAAGTGGATGTCGTGATCAGCGGACATACCCATACTTACGGGTTTCATGAAGCTACGGCCAAGCACTCCTATCCTGTCTTTATAGGTGGCGGACCTAAAGAGGGAAACCGTACACTTATTCATGTTAAGGCGGATAACCGGAAACTGGAAGTAAATATGATTCTGGATAATGGTACCAACGTCGGGACATACAGCAAAACACGCTGA
- a CDS encoding RagB/SusD family nutrient uptake outer membrane protein: MKLYSYILVVAGLIAVTSCEKNYLDRSPEDKLTPENYFRSENDLALYCNSFYNSLPDAEGVYNEDIDNIVKNTLPDQVTGKRQVPVSGGGWNWDNLRNINFFLENYNRTLAPEIANKYGAVARFFRAYFYFDKVKRFGDVPWYSKAIDQNDMEALLKKRDSRTLVMDSIIADLDFAIANLSTTKSSEKVTKWTALALKSRVALFEGTFRKYHTDLNLPDSKRFLELAAAASRQVMDGNVYSIYQGTDNMGYQQLFSSVNAIDGEIILARKYSDGLQIWHNVNYYTITASYGKPGLNKDLVNTYLMRDGSRFTDKPGYATMSFYQETQNRDPRLSQTIRTPGYKRIGGTAVQTPNFGNSVTGYQLIKFVGDVRYDSYNRSENDMPLFRYAEVLLNYAEAKAELDDLSQADIDRSVKLLRDRVSMPNMLLSNATANPDAYLMAQYPNVKGSQTGAVLEIRRERRIELVMESFRWDDIMRWKAGPVLTRQFKGMYFPSTGQFDLDGDGKMDVWIYEGNKPTASGIQLLKLGSEIILENGTSGNVIVNAHIAKVFDEKKDYLWPIPTQELQLNENLVQNPFWE; this comes from the coding sequence ATGAAACTATATTCATATATTTTAGTTGTTGCAGGATTGATTGCGGTCACTTCCTGTGAAAAAAATTATCTGGATCGCTCTCCGGAGGATAAACTGACTCCGGAAAACTATTTCAGATCAGAAAATGATCTGGCATTATACTGTAATTCGTTTTACAATTCTCTGCCTGATGCAGAAGGCGTGTATAATGAGGATATTGATAACATTGTAAAAAATACCCTGCCGGATCAGGTGACAGGTAAGCGTCAGGTACCGGTGAGTGGTGGTGGCTGGAACTGGGATAATCTGCGGAATATTAATTTCTTTTTAGAGAATTACAACCGGACATTAGCGCCTGAAATAGCGAATAAATACGGAGCAGTAGCCCGCTTCTTCAGAGCCTATTTTTACTTTGATAAAGTCAAGCGGTTTGGAGATGTGCCCTGGTATTCTAAGGCTATCGATCAAAACGATATGGAAGCTTTATTGAAGAAAAGAGATTCCAGAACACTGGTAATGGATTCTATTATAGCGGATCTGGACTTTGCCATAGCGAATCTGAGTACTACCAAATCATCAGAAAAAGTAACCAAATGGACGGCTTTAGCTCTGAAATCCCGTGTAGCATTATTCGAAGGTACTTTCCGTAAATACCACACAGACCTGAATTTGCCGGATTCCAAACGTTTTCTGGAGCTTGCAGCTGCAGCTTCCAGGCAAGTGATGGACGGCAATGTCTACAGCATCTATCAGGGAACAGACAATATGGGTTATCAGCAACTGTTTTCATCTGTCAATGCTATTGACGGTGAGATCATACTGGCCCGTAAGTATAGTGACGGATTGCAGATCTGGCACAATGTCAATTATTATACCATCACGGCTTCCTACGGTAAGCCGGGGCTCAATAAAGATCTTGTCAATACCTATCTGATGCGTGACGGTTCCCGTTTTACCGATAAACCTGGATATGCAACGATGTCCTTCTATCAGGAGACACAGAATCGTGATCCGCGTCTGTCACAGACCATCCGCACACCTGGATATAAGAGAATCGGTGGTACAGCGGTGCAAACACCTAATTTTGGTAATTCGGTGACGGGTTATCAGCTGATCAAATTCGTTGGAGATGTCAGATATGACTCCTATAACCGTTCTGAAAATGATATGCCTTTGTTTCGTTATGCTGAAGTACTTCTAAATTATGCAGAAGCAAAAGCCGAACTGGATGATCTGTCTCAGGCTGATATTGACAGATCTGTCAAATTACTTCGTGACCGCGTGTCTATGCCCAATATGCTGCTTTCAAATGCAACAGCTAATCCTGATGCTTATCTGATGGCACAGTACCCGAACGTAAAGGGAAGCCAGACAGGTGCCGTACTGGAGATCCGTCGCGAAAGAAGAATTGAGCTGGTGATGGAATCTTTCCGCTGGGATGATATTATGCGCTGGAAGGCAGGTCCTGTTCTGACCCGCCAGTTTAAAGGGATGTATTTCCCTTCTACAGGACAGTTTGATCTGGACGGAGACGGCAAGATGGATGTGTGGATATATGAGGGGAATAAGCCTACAGCCTCCGGTATTCAGCTTTTAAAACTGGGAAGTGAGATCATATTGGAAAACGGAACTTCGGGTAATGTAATTGTCAATGCACACATTGCAAAAGTATTTGATGAAAAGAAAGATTACCTCTGGCCGATACCGACTCAGGAGTTGCAACTGAATGAAAATTTGGTTCAGAATCCATTCTGGGAATAG
- a CDS encoding SusC/RagA family TonB-linked outer membrane protein — translation MKNEPKPALDRYWNRSRIAVASSTCFLLLSLSFHPERAFSSSFITTSAFVQTPVRGTVADKSGNPLVGATVTNQNSKKSVQTDESGTFSIDARPGDVLKVSIIGFDGQQISVGESRTVTFTLEDNSQILEDVVVVGYGRQKKVNLTGAVSQIDSKVLEDRPVSNVTQALQGAMPNVNVNFSNGRPGSEGTVNIRGFASINSKNASPLILIDGVPGSINNINPRDVETITVLKDAAAIYGARGAFGVMLITTKKGKAGKMSINYGNNFAFSGLTVSTDFITSGYDAAILNDEAFIRATGNSYTGYTEADYAELLKRKNDPSLPSVVIQNRNGKDQYVYYGNTDWWDYFYRDVQPSQEHALTMTGGTDKIDFYLSGRLYEKKGIMQFNQDKFNSYNLRSKIGAQLSKWLRVSNNSQLNYKNYTFPGWNSGDKPEESNNNFISTTVHALPSYVPVNPDGTATYRTELNNYTVGDGIFADLLYGKSRGGKKEHEFVNHLEGVATIMDGLTVTGNYTFNYNPVQTFVRRTQVPWSIFPGVINYLGNDRLTERQITYTKHAINLFANYNKTVGQHNFGAVLGYNREQQKWDAIGGVVDGLLSEDLNDFDLGYGNMQTTGGSRTWALEGYFGRFTYDYAGKYLFEMNGRYDGTSKFPSKQRFGFFPSVSAGWRVTEESFAENLKQYVNEFKLRGSYGELGNAQEADEYGYISLMNSGRSNYITGGGKTQYISAPTPISSNLTWERTNTLNFGTDMAFLNSRLNVTFDYFIRKTLDMLIPGPTLPAVFGAATPKMNAGDLENRGWELAVAWNDSRTLADKPFKYNFSVGLSDSKAKITRFDNPKMLLSNYYVGQTLGEIWGYRVDGLFASDAEAASWKINQDYVDAVRLSAPGEWSKLKGGDVKFVDVNGDGVVNQGDNTLSKPGDQVIIGNDRARYTFGVNLGASWNGFDVSAFFQGIGRQHWYPGANSDKFWGPYSRPYYSFVPKDFADDVWTPENPNAYYPLMRGYIALNNRGSLNVKNDRYLQDLAYIRLKNLTIGYSLSDKMLQRVKLSRARVFVSGENFWTATKLRSDYIDPEQAAQEVNGRSYPLSKAFSFGIDLTF, via the coding sequence ATGAAAAACGAGCCTAAACCAGCTCTTGACCGATATTGGAATCGGTCAAGGATCGCTGTTGCTTCCAGCACCTGTTTTCTGTTGCTAAGCTTATCATTTCACCCGGAACGAGCCTTTTCAAGCTCCTTTATCACTACTTCTGCATTTGTGCAGACACCTGTGCGGGGAACGGTAGCAGATAAAAGCGGAAATCCGCTTGTTGGTGCAACAGTAACAAACCAAAACAGCAAAAAGTCTGTTCAAACAGACGAAAGTGGAACCTTTTCAATTGATGCTCGTCCGGGAGATGTGCTTAAAGTATCTATCATCGGATTTGACGGACAACAGATTTCTGTAGGAGAGAGCCGTACGGTTACATTTACCCTTGAAGACAACAGTCAGATACTGGAAGATGTGGTCGTCGTGGGGTATGGCAGGCAGAAGAAAGTGAATCTGACAGGAGCTGTCAGTCAGATTGATTCCAAAGTCCTGGAAGACCGCCCGGTCTCCAATGTGACTCAGGCCTTACAGGGTGCTATGCCCAATGTAAATGTCAACTTCTCCAATGGAAGACCCGGAAGTGAAGGGACCGTGAATATCCGGGGATTTGCTTCGATCAACAGCAAGAATGCTTCGCCGCTGATCCTTATTGACGGAGTCCCCGGTAGTATCAATAATATCAATCCGCGTGATGTAGAGACTATTACTGTCCTAAAGGATGCGGCTGCCATATATGGTGCAAGAGGTGCATTCGGGGTGATGCTCATCACCACGAAAAAAGGTAAAGCCGGAAAAATGAGTATTAATTACGGTAACAATTTTGCTTTTTCAGGACTCACCGTAAGTACAGATTTTATAACATCCGGATATGATGCCGCCATTCTGAATGATGAAGCTTTCATCCGGGCGACAGGTAACAGCTACACCGGATATACAGAAGCGGACTATGCAGAATTGCTGAAACGTAAGAATGATCCTTCACTGCCGAGTGTGGTTATTCAGAATCGTAATGGCAAAGATCAGTACGTCTATTATGGAAATACAGACTGGTGGGATTATTTCTATCGGGATGTACAGCCTTCTCAGGAACATGCCCTGACGATGACCGGAGGAACGGATAAAATCGATTTTTATCTGTCCGGAAGATTGTATGAGAAAAAAGGTATTATGCAGTTTAATCAGGATAAGTTCAATTCTTATAATCTGAGAAGTAAGATCGGTGCACAGCTCTCCAAATGGCTGAGAGTAAGTAACAATTCACAGTTGAATTATAAGAATTATACCTTCCCGGGCTGGAACTCAGGAGATAAACCTGAGGAGTCGAATAACAATTTTATTTCGACTACAGTACATGCATTGCCTTCCTATGTTCCGGTCAATCCGGATGGCACGGCAACCTATCGTACCGAGCTGAATAATTATACGGTAGGTGATGGTATTTTTGCCGACCTGTTGTATGGTAAATCACGTGGAGGTAAAAAAGAACATGAGTTTGTCAACCATCTGGAAGGTGTGGCTACCATTATGGATGGTCTTACCGTTACAGGAAATTATACATTCAATTATAACCCTGTTCAGACATTTGTAAGACGTACGCAGGTTCCCTGGTCGATTTTTCCGGGTGTAATTAATTACCTTGGAAATGATCGTTTGACAGAAAGGCAGATTACCTATACCAAACATGCTATTAACCTGTTCGCCAATTACAATAAGACAGTTGGTCAGCACAATTTTGGAGCTGTATTAGGCTACAACAGAGAGCAGCAAAAATGGGATGCTATCGGTGGCGTCGTAGACGGATTGTTGTCAGAAGATCTGAATGATTTTGATCTGGGCTATGGCAATATGCAGACTACCGGCGGAAGCCGTACATGGGCACTGGAAGGATATTTCGGAAGATTCACATATGATTATGCCGGTAAATATCTGTTTGAGATGAATGGCCGATATGATGGTACATCTAAATTCCCAAGTAAGCAGAGATTTGGATTCTTCCCTTCTGTATCTGCAGGGTGGAGAGTAACGGAAGAGTCGTTTGCAGAAAATCTGAAACAGTATGTAAACGAATTCAAACTCCGTGGTTCGTACGGAGAACTGGGGAATGCACAGGAAGCGGATGAATATGGTTACATCTCGTTGATGAACAGTGGCCGGTCCAATTATATCACAGGAGGGGGAAAGACACAATATATATCTGCCCCTACCCCTATATCCAGTAATCTGACCTGGGAGCGTACGAATACGTTGAACTTTGGTACAGACATGGCTTTTCTCAACAGCCGTCTGAATGTGACTTTTGATTATTTTATCCGCAAGACGCTGGATATGCTGATTCCGGGACCAACATTGCCTGCTGTATTCGGAGCGGCTACTCCGAAGATGAATGCAGGAGATCTGGAAAACAGAGGCTGGGAACTTGCTGTAGCCTGGAATGATTCCAGAACATTGGCTGACAAACCCTTTAAATATAATTTTTCAGTAGGTCTGTCTGATTCTAAAGCTAAAATTACCCGTTTTGACAACCCTAAAATGTTGCTGAGTAACTATTACGTAGGGCAGACGCTGGGTGAAATCTGGGGATATCGCGTAGATGGTTTATTTGCTTCTGATGCAGAAGCTGCCAGCTGGAAAATCAATCAGGACTATGTAGATGCTGTTCGTCTGTCTGCTCCGGGAGAGTGGTCTAAGCTCAAAGGCGGGGATGTCAAATTTGTAGATGTAAACGGAGATGGTGTTGTGAATCAGGGGGATAATACGCTTAGCAAACCTGGAGACCAGGTGATCATCGGGAATGATCGGGCCCGTTATACATTTGGTGTAAATCTGGGTGCCAGCTGGAATGGATTTGATGTATCGGCATTCTTTCAGGGAATCGGACGTCAGCATTGGTATCCGGGAGCTAATTCAGATAAATTCTGGGGGCCTTATTCCAGACCTTATTATTCCTTTGTGCCGAAAGACTTTGCAGACGATGTGTGGACTCCTGAAAATCCAAATGCTTACTATCCGCTTATGAGAGGATACATTGCCCTGAATAACAGGGGATCGCTGAATGTGAAAAATGACCGTTATCTGCAGGATCTGGCTTATATCCGGCTGAAAAATCTGACTATTGGCTATAGCCTGAGTGATAAGATGCTGCAACGTGTCAAACTATCAAGAGCAAGAGTATTCGTATCCGGAGAGAATTTCTGGACAGCGACCAAATTGAGATCCGATTATATTGATCCGGAACAGGCAGCGCAGGAAGTAAACGGCAGATCGTACCCGCTTTCCAAAGCATTTTCGTTTGGTATTGACTTAACTTTTTAG
- a CDS encoding Crp/Fnr family transcriptional regulator: MENKLISMLHKFKIQSTRAKELFIQRSEIVKLPRNENIFLEGMRNQSEYLLLSGVAHRYNISEKTGTVTTGFYMSESVITPHFARTNKGRNIFSLQTLTDAVIAVIPVKALDKLRYSEEEFQAFGRHISETELANHFYNEVVFRSFNAKERLLTLRKKYPNIENLVAHNIIASYIGITHVSFSRLRNELSR, translated from the coding sequence ATGGAAAACAAACTCATCAGCATGCTGCATAAATTCAAGATTCAATCCACTCGTGCAAAAGAGTTATTTATACAGCGCTCAGAAATTGTGAAATTGCCAAGAAACGAAAACATATTTCTGGAAGGAATGAGAAATCAGTCTGAATATTTATTGCTCTCCGGGGTCGCCCATCGTTACAATATTTCTGAAAAAACAGGGACTGTCACTACGGGATTTTATATGTCTGAATCTGTCATTACGCCTCATTTTGCGCGGACGAATAAAGGAAGAAACATATTCAGTCTGCAAACCTTGACTGATGCTGTCATCGCTGTTATTCCGGTAAAGGCGCTAGACAAACTACGGTACTCCGAGGAAGAATTCCAGGCTTTCGGACGACATATCAGTGAAACAGAATTAGCTAACCATTTCTATAACGAAGTTGTTTTTCGTTCTTTTAATGCCAAAGAACGACTGCTGACATTACGAAAAAAATACCCAAACATTGAAAATTTAGTTGCACACAACATTATAGCCTCCTATATTGGCATCACCCATGTTTCATTTAGCAGACTAAGAAATGAATTATCCCGGTAA
- a CDS encoding alpha/beta fold hydrolase yields the protein MKWYKLALVMLLTNTVFGQSKKQLKLSAIAGSQFNTSASQFNTNLSTGINTCALGAGSSIYFRNLFLETEFQFLNGGKSNVENKLTLSGINSSLSIGYNLFPSGKWHLEPAIGLASLNNKIIRDDIKNNQSTYFTKSSTAIVPSLNFSLTNQSGLFYGIKTGYNLSLNKNDAWKNGIDKNPSIFTDPINSIFVQLRLGGVIDLKKKNKAVERKLISNQPPTQHIQMNTNLVANDTDKIFSELYANPDKPTLILLHGGPGYPGDLTQVINMLNERFQIITFHQRGTKKSPCKSKNYTMEAYLSDIEAVRQFYKIDKFHLWGHSWGGLYAQVYAEKYPDNLLSLFLCSPGSGTNEQWKMTEKEVLLFNKSKTSRWKWTQMGTNSLLGMLGSEKAYKRLFKQVMINYNEEFVQKDSLNVNADLDLLKAAPINKTRKEIVKYPLLTGLINPDFKITVTYGEHDIYKASKDFVSNRYPTATFVTITRSGHIPWIHNPAAYNEILSMHYQ from the coding sequence ATGAAATGGTACAAATTAGCACTAGTCATGCTGCTCACTAACACTGTTTTTGGCCAAAGTAAGAAACAGCTAAAATTAAGCGCAATTGCAGGATCACAGTTCAACACTTCTGCTTCTCAGTTCAATACAAACTTAAGCACAGGTATCAATACCTGTGCTTTGGGTGCCGGCAGCAGTATTTATTTCAGGAATCTCTTTTTAGAAACAGAATTCCAATTCCTAAATGGAGGAAAATCAAATGTAGAGAACAAATTAACCCTCTCTGGTATCAATTCCTCTCTTTCTATAGGATACAATCTCTTTCCATCAGGGAAATGGCACCTTGAACCAGCTATAGGACTTGCATCCTTGAATAATAAAATAATAAGAGATGACATCAAAAACAATCAATCGACCTATTTTACAAAAAGTAGCACAGCTATTGTCCCCTCCTTGAATTTTTCGCTGACTAATCAATCCGGTTTATTTTATGGTATCAAGACCGGATATAATTTATCACTAAACAAAAATGATGCATGGAAAAACGGAATCGATAAAAACCCCTCTATTTTCACCGATCCAATCAATTCGATATTTGTACAACTTAGACTGGGTGGTGTAATAGATCTGAAAAAGAAGAATAAAGCAGTGGAAAGAAAACTAATCTCAAATCAACCTCCGACACAACATATACAGATGAATACAAATTTAGTAGCTAATGATACAGATAAGATATTCTCTGAACTGTACGCAAATCCTGATAAACCAACATTGATTTTATTGCATGGAGGTCCTGGTTATCCGGGAGATCTAACTCAGGTCATTAATATGTTAAATGAACGTTTTCAGATTATAACTTTTCACCAAAGGGGAACAAAAAAATCACCTTGCAAAAGTAAAAATTATACCATGGAGGCTTATCTGAGTGATATAGAAGCTGTTCGCCAATTCTATAAAATCGACAAATTTCATTTATGGGGACACTCTTGGGGTGGACTCTATGCACAGGTCTATGCCGAAAAATATCCGGACAATTTGTTAAGCCTGTTCTTATGCAGTCCGGGTTCAGGAACTAATGAGCAATGGAAAATGACGGAAAAAGAAGTCTTGCTGTTCAACAAATCCAAAACCTCCAGATGGAAATGGACACAGATGGGAACAAATAGTCTGCTTGGAATGTTGGGAAGCGAAAAAGCTTACAAACGTCTTTTCAAACAGGTGATGATTAACTATAATGAAGAATTTGTGCAAAAAGATAGTCTAAATGTCAATGCAGATCTGGATCTTCTGAAAGCGGCTCCTATTAATAAAACACGAAAAGAAATTGTAAAGTATCCTTTATTAACCGGATTAATAAATCCTGATTTTAAGATAACCGTTACATATGGTGAACATGATATTTACAAAGCCAGTAAGGATTTTGTATCCAACCGCTATCCAACCGCCACCTTCGTTACGATTACAAGATCAGGACATATTCCCTGGATTCATAATCCTGCAGCGTATAATGAAATCCTTAGCATGCATTATCAATAA